AGGTGCCACGGGGTGTTTTGCGGTCAGCAGTTGGCACGCCACTGGATGCATACATTGTATAGAGAACGTGGTGATGGTTCATCAAGTATAGCCGTTGTTTAGCCAACGATACGTGAATCCATAAGTCCGGATAGCGGTTGACATTGGGATACGCGACTGTTTCGGATGATTGACGCCAGTTGATTGGTGTGCGCATGACCGTTGATTTAGCCGTGGTTTTGGCTTTCGTTTTTGACACGACTTTTTTTGTGGTTACCGTTGATTGGCTAGGTCTGTGGGCATCACCAACAACTTTGACAGTGCCGACCGCCAGTAAGCCGATAACTAAAGTGATGCTAGTTAATAAAATTAATGTTGATTTGCGTTGCATGTTGCGCCCCCATAGTTGGTTGGTTCTGTCTGGCTCTGACTTGATAGTTAGTGGTAATAGTCAATACTGACCATTCAATCAAGACCTTCTCAGTAAAAGTGGAAACCAATCGTATATTACCGTTATAGCTTTCTGAAAGTGAAAATGCAACCCAGTCGAATGCTGGGTAAGTCGGTTTTACGAACAAATCGGGGTCGCGATAGTGTAAAGCGGGCATATTCAGGCTTTAAGTCAATTAACACAGCCTAAAATGACAATAATTGGTCTTCAAATAACACTGAAAATAAACAATAAATTCCAACTAAAAGTAGGAAGGCCGCCGGTGAAAATCGGGACGATTCATTGCTAGCACTCTGAGTCGCCTATTAATGAGGTTCCTGAACTAGTGACGGTTAAGTGGATTTAAAAGATAGTGACATAAAGAAAAACACTCAGCCTAGCGATAGGACAACCGAATTGGTGGTCATTGTTAAGCCGCTAAGCTTAGTGTTTTCGATGACCGTTTAAGACGACTACGGGTCATTTAGTTATTAATTTTGAACGCAATGCCGGTCGGTGCTTTTTGCGGGCCGCGCTAACCAAATTAGACCTAACAATAGGACTAAGCTAACAGCAACCATGATGGCACCAAAGATCGGTGTCCAGCCTAAGCCAAGGTTGGTCGTGACTTGACCACCAATACCGGAGCCGAGTGCGATACCGACGTTAAAAGCGGAAATATTTAACGCTGAGGCCATCGTAATATCGTGTGGTGTATTCTGTTCAGCTAACTGAACAATATAGAGTTGGAGCCCAGGGACGTTCATGAAGGCAAAGATTCCCATCAGTAGGACGGTCAATAGTCCTAACCAGTGACTGTACCCGGTGACACTTAGAATGAGTAAGGTGATGAGTAACCCACTGAACATCTTGAATAGTGCAATTAAGGGCCGTGCATTGGCCCAACGACCACCCAGTGTATTACCAAGGGCGACCATTAAGCCGTAAACGACTAGAATCAAAACGACAGCGCTCGCTGACCAATGCATCTGCTGTTCTAGTAGTGGTGATAGGTAGGTGTAAACTACGAAGGTACCACCGTATCCCAGCGCCGTGACGAGTAAGGCGAACAGTAGTTGTGGATTAGTGAGTACGCGGATAATCCCCCGGACCGTGGCTTTACTGGGTAACGGCAGATTACGTGGAATTAACCAGTAATCAGCTAACAAACCAATGACACCAATCATGCTAATAAAGATAAAGGACCAGCGCCAACCGCCTAATTGACCAATCATCGTTCCCAACGGAACACCAGTAACCGTTGCGACAGTCAGTCCTGTAAACATGATGGCAATCGCCGAGGCCCGTTTGGCAGGTGCGACCACGTCAGCGGCAATTACTGAGGCGACGGTCATAAAAATACCGTGAGCCAAAGCGGCCACGACCCGGCCTGCAAGTAAGACACCAAAGGTTGGGGCACTTGCTGCGAGTAAGTTACCAATAATAAATAAAATCATAATTAACATCATCAAGCGGTGACGGTTAAGCCGACCGGTGAGTAATGTCATGACGGGCGCGCCAATCATGATACCAATGGCATAGATCGAGACGGTCAGCCCAGCTTGCGCCAAGTTGATGTGAAAGTTGCTAACGAGTAGTGGCATTAAACCAACACTAATAAATTCCGTTGACCCAATGGCGAAGGCACTGATTGCGAGTGCAAAAAGTGTCCAACTGGGATTAAACTGTTTTGTCATAAGATAAGCCTCCTGCTATTGCTAAGTTAATAAATAATGATTATACTAGCAAGTGAATTTTAGACAAGTACCGACTTTAAAGTGGGATACCCACTAAAAAGTAAGTATGGAATGGAGGGACAATTATTGGAAACCAAAACGTATCATATTGGGGTCGAGGCCACAATGGAAATTATTGGGGGTAAGTGGAAATCAATTATTCTGTGCCATCTGCGTACTCAGACGATGCGGACGAGCGAATTGGAACGCGCGATTCCACAAATCTCGCAGAAAATGTTAGTACAACAACTTAGAGAGTTGGAAGCCGCTAATATTGTGACGCGCAAAGTGTACCAACAAGTGCCACCGCGCGTGGAATACGGACTAAGTGATTATGGCCGGAGTTTGTCCGTTGTCTTACATGAGCTGTGCGTGTGGGGTGAGGATAATATTGATCGCCGCCGAGCTGCGGGTGAAGAGATTGCCTTGTTACATCGAGACGATTTATAGACAATGAGTTTAAATTAAAAATGGTGCGTCAAGAATGAAAACATTCTGGCGCACCATTTTTGATTAGGGGGAGTTAATGTTGGGTCGGTTGACGACTAAATAAACAACAAATCAGTGGAGTTAACTTATTGCTACTAGCTATTGTGTAGGGATTTGGCTAGGAGTTCATCTGCGAAACTCACTGGGTTGTTACTAAAGAACTGCGGGGGTATTTTACTATGCTTACTAAATATATAGAAATTCGCACAAATTCTGTACTAACCAGATTTAGTTTTGAAACTTAATATTAGTAGTAATGACTCCGCTTACATTTTCAAATGGTTATGATAAGCTTAGATTATTGACGATAAATAGACTGGAGTTGGTGAGTATGACGAAGGCAGTTATTTTTGATTTAGATGGATTATTGATTGATAGCGAGGTTATTTCATTAAAGATGTATCAACGAATCGTACAGGATTATGGGCAGACGCTTTCCATGGCGACTTATGCACAGGAATACAGTGGTAAGTCGGCGGTGACGAATATGCAACACTTGATTGAACGTTTTGACTTGCCGTTTAATGTTGATACTGGATTAAAGCGGGCGTTAACGTTGGAAAAGACGTTTATGCAGGATGGCGTTGAGCTCAAACCGGGAGCACGGGTGTTGTTACAGTTTTTACACCGGAATCATTATTCAGTGGCCTTAGCTTCATCTAGTATCAAGTCGCGGGCATTAGACATTTTGACGTCCCATGATGTGGCGCAATATTTCGACCAGTTTACCTTCGGACCGGATGTCGATCGTGGTAAGCCATATCCAGATATATTTTTGATGGCATGCGCCAAACTCCAACAACAACCTGCAGATTGTTTGGTTCTGGAAGACAGTGAAGCTGGCATTCAAGCGGCGACGTCCGCGAAGATTCCGGTAATTTGTGTGCCGGATATGAAACGGCCTAACCAGCCCTATGCTGATCAGGCGACTGCGATTGTACCGTCGTTAACGGATGTGATAACGCATTTAAAATCAGTTCGATAAGATTCAGTTGTAATTAAAGCATAAAGATTATTAAATTATCAATAAGGAGCGGTTGTCCGATAGAAAAACTGCTATACTACGAGGCGTAAATAAATCGCTGACAAGTTAGCCAGTGGAACGAAGGAGTCTTGATCAATGAAGAAATTGATGATTGCTGTAACTGGTTTAGCCATGGTGGCAACGCTGGGAGCAGCGGTACCCGTTACAGGGATTACAGCGAATGCGGCGACTAAGAAGACAACGGCTACGAAGAATGTCGCACCAAGTTTGAAGGTCAATGCAATTTACAATAATACGACGCAAATTACAGGTACGGCAACCAAGGGCGCTAAGATCACCGTAAAAAGTACGGCCAACGCCAAGAAAAATCTTGGAACTGCAACGGCCTCTAAAACGACGGGAAAGTACACGGTTAAATTAGCCAAGACATTGAAGGCGCAAAGCAATGTTTATGTGTACGCCACGAATCCAACGACTAAGGCTTATTTCTACCGCGTCATCCGTGTTCAGACTGCCAAAACTACTGCCTCTTCAACTAAGAAGACGACTAACAAGACAACCACGACTAAGAAAGTGGCAACTAAATCGACGGCGGCCACTTCGTCATCCAAGAAGACGACTAAATCGTTTAAAGTCAACGCGCCAGCGGGTACTTGGAAGTCGAATACGACTAACAAGTACTCCCAAATCTTAACGTTTAGCGCTAAGAATGGATTTAATCAGACGCTTTATAAGAATGGCAAACAAGTTAAAAAGCTGGTCTCGTATGCGAGTTATAGCATGACTGCCAAGACGCCAACGTTCTGGAAAGTCAGCTATAAGTCAGGCTCGACTACTAAGACCCTATATTTACGCTATACAGCAACTAATAAGTTTACGGTCGTTAATGCTAAAAATCAGATCGTTAAAGTTAAGGTTGGCAATGCCCCAGCAGCTGTTTGGACGTTTACCAAGAAGTGACGGGTCGTTAAATATCTTAAGTACGAACAATTCCTCGGTATTTTGGGGAATTGTTTTTTTGTTGCTTGCTGATCAATTAGATTGAACGTGGCCTAGTGAATATTAAAATAATTGAAAAAACGCAGATAGCTTATCGTCATTAGCAGGTTAGGTGAGCGCATATAAATTGGCCAATTTGGGCTGTTCATAGTGACCATGATGGAAAAGGCACTACAGCGTTGGTAAGCCATCTAGTTCGCTCGAAAAATGACTTGGTCGTGAGTCACTTCAAAAATGACCATCGTGCAGTTGTATCCATGAAGAATACTGAATAAACAAGTAAATGAAAATGGGTGTTCGTTAGCTGATACTTATCATTTAATTACGGTTATTAACACAAATAATATCACGGTGATAAAAATTTAATATTCGGATATCTGTAAAATTGTAAGTCTTTTTCTGAACGTCACAAACTGAAAATAATGTAAGATAATTAACGTCAAGAGATGTTAAAATACTATCTATGTGAAGGGAGCGATAGGCATGCAACACCGGCAATTATGGTATCGGGGCGGCCTGGGACTGGCACTAGCGCTAGTTGTGGTTGGATATCGTGGATCACGGACAGTTATTCGGGCGGTTCCCCGCGCACAATTGAGTGTTGATCAGAAAATGCCATCGACTAGCAGTGTTTTTTCTGCTTCGAAATTGACGTTGCAAGATGAGGCAAACAACTCGGCACCACAAGTGTCACCTGAGGCCCAGGAAAGTTCGGGACCTGACAAGCAGTCGGATTTAACATCAGGCAGTAGTACCAGTAGCAGTGGTATCAGTAGTGGCAATAGCAGTGGCAGTACAATACTGGAAAACGCTAAAAATAATCAAACATCAGAAACGGCGACGACCAAAGCGGCAGAAATGGTCAATGGGACGGTTAAAATGACCTTAGATACTAATGGCACATTGCATTTGAGTGGTGGGTCATTTGGTGCATCGCTAGGGTCAGCCACGGGGAGTTGGATTGTAAAAACCTTGACGGCTAACGGCTATCAACCGACCCAAGTTTCAAAGATCGTCATCGACGGTAAGATAACGGCAACTACTATGACTAATTATTCATATCTGTTTGCTAACTTACCTAATGTTACGGCGATTGATGGGCTAGCCAACCTTAATTTAACTGGCGTAACGGATATCTCGTGGCTATTTTTGAACTGTTCACAGTTAGGCGCGTTGGACTTGAATAGTTGGGATGTCAGCAGCGTCATCAGAATGGAGGGAACGTTTCAAAATTGTGCCAAGTTAGTTACGTTGAATGTTGCCAATTGGAACACGGATTCATTACAGTATCTAATTGACACTTTCAATGGTGACAGTTCATTAACGTCGTTACCAGTTGGCAAGTGGAATACCAGTAAAGTGGCGACGATGATGCGAACATTTACGGATTGTTCTTCGCTGACGTCATTAGACATCGCTAATTGGGACACCCGTGTCGTAACGAACATGTCCGCGATTTTTAGAGGAATGTCGAAGGTTAAGAGTTTACCCATTGATAAGTGGCAAACGGGCCGCGTGGTTAATATGCAGTTAGTCTTTTCAGGTGATACTAGCTTGGAAAGTATTAACGTCGCTAATTGGGATACGAGTCGGGCCACTGCGTTGGATGGGACTTTTGCTAAGCTTCCTAATATCAAGTCCCTGCCACTCGACAACTGGAATACAAGTAACGTTCAAACGATACGGAGCACGTTTTATGGCGATACTAACTTGACCCAGCTGCCGATTGACAACTGGAATGTCGGCAAAGTCTTTGATTTTAATTCAACCTTCAGTGGCTGTGCCAGTTTAACAACTGCACCGGTTGCGAATTGGAACACCCAGAGTGCCACCAATCTTGGTTATACTTTTGAGGGCATGACTAGTCTCACCTCGTTACCAGTAGATAATTGGCAGACTGGTACTGTCACGAATATGGCCGGAACTTTTTCTGGAGTTAGTCAGTTAAAGAGTCTCCCGATTAGTAAGTGGAATACGAAGAATGTACAAAATATGGCGGGGACTTTTTCTAAAATGAGTAGTGTCACGGCATTACCAGTAGATAATTGGCAGACTGGTAATGTGACGACAATGAGGGGAATCTTTACCAAAGTTAGCCAAGTTAAGAATTTGCCAGTTGGTAAGTGGAATACGGCGAAGGTCGTTGACATGGGACAAGTATTTTACGGCAACCCCCAGTTAACTAGTCTGCCCATTGAAAACTGGAATACAAGTTCAGCCACGGATTTTTCACAGCTATTTGCGGAAGATTCGGGTTTACAAACCTTGAGTCTAGGTGCTTGGAATACGACCAAAGTGACTAACTTTGAATCAGTTTTCCAAAATACCAGTCTAGACAAATTAGATTTGACTGGCTGGAATACCAACAGTGCGCAAACTTATACCAACGCTTTCAGTTCGAAGTTGCCGCCTAAACGTCTATTGTTGGGCCCCAGTTTTAACTTTTTTAAGAGTGAAAGTTGGCACTTGCCAAATCCTAGTAGTGAGGCACCTTATATTGGGAAATGGCGTAGTTTAAATAATAAAAAAGTTTATACGTCAGCTGATTTGATGACTAAATACGATGGCAAAACCATTGTTGGAGAATTCGAATGGGCCACTGGCAACACGATTACAGTGAAGTATGTGGACGCTGCTGGCAAGTACTTGGCACCCGACACGAAAATCAGTGGTGCAACTGGTGATGCCTATCATATTAAACCAATTGAGATTCAAGGGTACGTGCCAGATCAACCAGATGGGGTTCAAGGAAACTTTACCGACAAAGATGAAACGATTACGTTAATGTACAATCCTGGAGGACTAA
This Lactiplantibacillus plantarum DNA region includes the following protein-coding sequences:
- a CDS encoding BspA family leucine-rich repeat surface protein codes for the protein MQHRQLWYRGGLGLALALVVVGYRGSRTVIRAVPRAQLSVDQKMPSTSSVFSASKLTLQDEANNSAPQVSPEAQESSGPDKQSDLTSGSSTSSSGISSGNSSGSTILENAKNNQTSETATTKAAEMVNGTVKMTLDTNGTLHLSGGSFGASLGSATGSWIVKTLTANGYQPTQVSKIVIDGKITATTMTNYSYLFANLPNVTAIDGLANLNLTGVTDISWLFLNCSQLGALDLNSWDVSSVIRMEGTFQNCAKLVTLNVANWNTDSLQYLIDTFNGDSSLTSLPVGKWNTSKVATMMRTFTDCSSLTSLDIANWDTRVVTNMSAIFRGMSKVKSLPIDKWQTGRVVNMQLVFSGDTSLESINVANWDTSRATALDGTFAKLPNIKSLPLDNWNTSNVQTIRSTFYGDTNLTQLPIDNWNVGKVFDFNSTFSGCASLTTAPVANWNTQSATNLGYTFEGMTSLTSLPVDNWQTGTVTNMAGTFSGVSQLKSLPISKWNTKNVQNMAGTFSKMSSVTALPVDNWQTGNVTTMRGIFTKVSQVKNLPVGKWNTAKVVDMGQVFYGNPQLTSLPIENWNTSSATDFSQLFAEDSGLQTLSLGAWNTTKVTNFESVFQNTSLDKLDLTGWNTNSAQTYTNAFSSKLPPKRLLLGPSFNFFKSESWHLPNPSSEAPYIGKWRSLNNKKVYTSADLMTKYDGKTIVGEFEWATGNTITVKYVDAAGKYLAPDTKISGATGDAYHIKPIEIQGYVPDQPDGVQGNFTDKDETITLMYNPGGLMFVSAPQTINFGQNPITGKSENYGASYDTGLVIQDGRSIGSTWSLNATLSASGFTSKQSARPLAAVLSYKDQQTGGESILTPGVARLIVNNHQTVSNQGVNILGQKTALGALSLQVPTDRALTDTYQATVTWTLNQGVPNR
- a CDS encoding MFS transporter, which encodes MTKQFNPSWTLFALAISAFAIGSTEFISVGLMPLLVSNFHINLAQAGLTVSIYAIGIMIGAPVMTLLTGRLNRHRLMMLIMILFIIGNLLAASAPTFGVLLAGRVVAALAHGIFMTVASVIAADVVAPAKRASAIAIMFTGLTVATVTGVPLGTMIGQLGGWRWSFIFISMIGVIGLLADYWLIPRNLPLPSKATVRGIIRVLTNPQLLFALLVTALGYGGTFVVYTYLSPLLEQQMHWSASAVVLILVVYGLMVALGNTLGGRWANARPLIALFKMFSGLLITLLILSVTGYSHWLGLLTVLLMGIFAFMNVPGLQLYIVQLAEQNTPHDITMASALNISAFNVGIALGSGIGGQVTTNLGLGWTPIFGAIMVAVSLVLLLGLIWLARPAKSTDRHCVQN
- a CDS encoding winged helix-turn-helix transcriptional regulator, which encodes MEGQLLETKTYHIGVEATMEIIGGKWKSIILCHLRTQTMRTSELERAIPQISQKMLVQQLRELEAANIVTRKVYQQVPPRVEYGLSDYGRSLSVVLHELCVWGEDNIDRRRAAGEEIALLHRDDL
- a CDS encoding HAD family hydrolase — translated: MTKAVIFDLDGLLIDSEVISLKMYQRIVQDYGQTLSMATYAQEYSGKSAVTNMQHLIERFDLPFNVDTGLKRALTLEKTFMQDGVELKPGARVLLQFLHRNHYSVALASSSIKSRALDILTSHDVAQYFDQFTFGPDVDRGKPYPDIFLMACAKLQQQPADCLVLEDSEAGIQAATSAKIPVICVPDMKRPNQPYADQATAIVPSLTDVITHLKSVR
- a CDS encoding Ig-like domain-containing protein, whose protein sequence is MKKLMIAVTGLAMVATLGAAVPVTGITANAATKKTTATKNVAPSLKVNAIYNNTTQITGTATKGAKITVKSTANAKKNLGTATASKTTGKYTVKLAKTLKAQSNVYVYATNPTTKAYFYRVIRVQTAKTTASSTKKTTNKTTTTKKVATKSTAATSSSKKTTKSFKVNAPAGTWKSNTTNKYSQILTFSAKNGFNQTLYKNGKQVKKLVSYASYSMTAKTPTFWKVSYKSGSTTKTLYLRYTATNKFTVVNAKNQIVKVKVGNAPAAVWTFTKK
- a CDS encoding L,D-transpeptidase, coding for MQRKSTLILLTSITLVIGLLAVGTVKVVGDAHRPSQSTVTTKKVVSKTKAKTTAKSTVMRTPINWRQSSETVAYPNVNRYPDLWIHVSLAKQRLYLMNHHHVLYTMYASSGVPTADRKTPRGTYHVQAERGKYFYSASVDEGAYYWVSWLNHGEYLFHSTPVDAQGHFIKSDAADLGKRPSSHGCIHLSVADSKWVYNNIKYGTKVVID